In Pyrodictium occultum, the genomic window GTGAAGCTGGAGGAGCTGGAGGAGAAGCTACCCGGCATCCTCGAGGACGTTGCCAGGGGGCTCCGCGAGCGGGCTTGGAGCTGGCTGCGCAGCAAGGTGAAGAGGGTCGAGGGCGTGGAGGAGGCGGGGAGGGCTATCGAGGAGGAGAGGGGGATAGTCGAGCTGCCCTGGTGCGGCAACGAGGAGTGCGGCAAGAGGCTCGAGGAGGAGGTCGACGCGGCGGTGCTGGGCTCGCCGCTGGAGAGGCCGGAGTGGGTTAGGGGCAAACGGTGCCCCGTATGCGGCCGGCCCGCTGTGACGAGTATAAGGCTTGCGAAGACCTACTAGCCTCCTCATGCTCCAGGTAGAGGCGGAGGGCCTTCTCAAGCACCCTCCCTAGGTCCCCATGGCCCTCCCTCTCGGCGGCCCTCTCAAGGGCCGCCGCCTCCTCCTCGCTGAGCGCCACGGCCACGAGCACCTTCCCGGGCACGGCCCCGGACCCCCGCCTATCTGGGGTAGCGGGTGCTACCTTTAGAAGCTGGTAGCCCCACAGCCTGACAGGTATCCAGTATGGCCTCTCCCGGAGCTGTTGGTAGCACGCGCCCGGCAGGGAGTAGGTGTGAGGGGCTTCAGCGGCCTGGCTCAGCCCATCGGCCCCGGGAGGGGCCTATGGCCGCTTTTAACCCTCGTCACCAGCCCTCCCAGGGGGTACCCGGGGCTTGTAGGCCTGTAATTACACCCTCGTCGGGAGGTGTCCCCGGCCAGTTGTCCACCGCCATGGTGTTCGAGAGGCTGTGGAGCCGGTACGATAGATGGTACGAGAGGAACCGAGTGATAGCCGAGAATGAGCTCAGAGCTGTCCAGGGCCTCGGCCTCCGGGGCAGGGGCGTCGAGGTGGGAGTCGGGACCGGCTGGTTCGCCTCGAGGCTAGGCGTCGAGTACGGCGTCGACCCGAGCACCGCCATGCTCCGGGTCGCCAGGCGCCGTGGAGTTGAGGCGGTGCAGGGGGTAGGAGAGGCTCTTCCCCTACGGAGCGGCTCAATGGACTACGTGCTCCTCATAGTTACCCTCTGCTTCGTCGACGACCCCGCGGCGGTCGTGGAGGAGGCTGCGCGGGTTGCTAGGAGGGGAGGCTCTGTAGCGGCGTGCATAGTGCCAAGGGATAGCGCCTGGGGCCGCTACTACATGGAGCGGAGGACCGAGAGCCCCTTCTACAGGGTTGCCAGGTTCTACACCGTCTCGGAGGTGGAGGATATGATGAGGGAGGCGGGGCTGATGATTGATGCCTACAGCTCCGTCCTGCGCTTCCCGCCCTGGGGGAAGCCGGTGGAGGAGGAGCCCGAGCCCAGCCCCCGGGGAGGCTTTGTATGCGTGAAGGCTGTCAAGCCCTAGCCCCGCCGAGGAGGCGGAGGGCATTAACATAGGCCGTCACGTGGCTGGCCAGGTAGCTGCAGGGCCCGACACTAGCCTCCTCATCCACGGGGAGCCCCCGTGGCGGGTCCACGCGGAGCCCGAGGACGTAGGCCGTGCCCCGCCGGTGGCGGCGGAGCCTCCCACCCCGCTCGGTGAGCAGCACCACCCGGTAGCCCCTGGCGCGGAGCGCCCGGAGCAGCTCCACCAGGGGAGGCGCGGGGTCGAGCAGCCTGCAGGCCTCGCCCCGCAGGACGCGGAGAAGCAGCTCGGCGGACTCGTGCTCGTACTCCATCTCCCCGGGGAGGCAGCTGGGGAGGAGAGAGAGCGCCGCCGGCCTCTCGGAGCCCAGGTAGACTAGTAGCCCACTATCCTCCTCCAGCCTGCCCCGGGGGTAGAGGGCTGCGAGCAGCACCCGGGCGGCTATGTCGAGCCTCCCGTACCCCGTGAGCCCCCTCCACCGCCTGGGCGGGGGCCCCGGAGGCCGCTCGCCGTAGGCTATCCAGAGCGTGTCGAGCCTCTCCCTCGTGAGCCCGAGGGGGCCTAGGAGCCGCGCAGCCGCCCTGGCCAAGACTCCCCACGCCAGAGCCCCCGGAGGGAGAAGGGGCCCAGAGCTGCCCAGGCCTACCGCGGGGAGGAAGGCGCTCCTCTCCGCGCGCAAAAACACGGGGAGGGCTATACCGTAGGAGTTCTCACGGCCTTGCGCTCCTCCTCCGGCCTCACCTTGACGATGCCGTAGTGGACTGCGCAGCTGACACAGTAGCACTTCTCGACGGGATACTTCATTATGATTGCGCCCTTCTTCTCCAGCTCCCTGGCCAGCTGCGGGTCCACCGGGGTGTACCACTTGGTGATGCAGATGGCCTTGTCCCTGGGGATTAGCCTGCCGCAGTTATCGCACTGGACCACGCGGGTCCGGCCCTTCGACCCCTTATGCCTGCCTCTGTTCTGCCTCTTCTTGGGCATCCCGGCACCCGGTGCCACTAGGGCCGGAGCCTCCTATTTTTAGCTACCCACCCCGCCGTGGACCGGGGCCCTGGGGAAGCCCGTACTATGGCCGTCTGTACAGAGATAAAGAGCTTCAAGGACCCCGTCCACGGGTACGTGGACCTCTGCAGCAGGGTCGCCGAGGTTGTGGACACCTGGCCCGTTCAGAGGCTCCGGGGCATAAGGCAGACGGCCTTCGCCTACCTCGTCTACCATGGGATGGAGCATAGTAGGTTCAACCACAGCCTGGGCTCCGCCCACCTTGCCAGGGAGGTGCTCCACTTCCTCGCAGGGAACACGAGGATATACTACTGGAGCGCCGGGGGCCCCGAGCTGGCCGGCTACCTGCTCCGTGCCCAGGAGGTGTTCCAGCTAGCAGCCCTCGTCCACGACATAGGCCACCTGCCCTACAGCCACTCGAGCGAGACCGGGATAGCGGATGCTAGGCTCCTCTACCGGCTGAAGGGGTTCGACAGGCTCCCCCTCCGCCACGAAGAGTACACGTACAGCCTCCTACCCCATGTGGCCAGGGACGCGGAGGAGGCGGGGATAGAGCCGGTGTTCACCGGCAGCGTGGCCAGCGACCTTACTCTAATACTCAAGGGCTCCGCAGCCCAGCCCGGAGCTAGGGACATGCTCAGCGAGTGCACAGCGAGCATACTCCACCAGCTCATAGCAGGCGGCCTCGACGTGGATAGGATGGACTACCTTATACGCGACAGCCTATACGCGGGAGTCCGCTACGGGGTGTTCGACGTAGACCGGCTCATAAGGGTGCTACTGGCCACGCCCCTGCTCCGCGACAGGAGCGACGCCGCCTCCCGGCTGAGCAGGAACGCCTGCCGCGTCATGGTCCTGGACAAGGGGGTGAGCGTGGTCGAGGCCTTCCTCCTGGCGAGGCTCTACATGTTCAGCGAGGTCTATCTCCACCGCGTAGTGGAGGCCTACAACTCAGTCTACTCAAGGCTCTTCAGCCTCCTAGCCCGCGATGGCTTGATATGCGTGGAGCAGGGCTGCGAGCTAGACATACCTACTCCCCAGTCCCTCGCACAGGGCAGAGAGGAGGCCCTCATGGCCTGGAGGAGTCTCGACGACACGGCTATGTGGATGCTAATACGCAGCGTCTACAACGGCAAGGTTAAGGCCGGCGAGGA contains:
- a CDS encoding HD domain-containing protein — encoded protein: MAVCTEIKSFKDPVHGYVDLCSRVAEVVDTWPVQRLRGIRQTAFAYLVYHGMEHSRFNHSLGSAHLAREVLHFLAGNTRIYYWSAGGPELAGYLLRAQEVFQLAALVHDIGHLPYSHSSETGIADARLLYRLKGFDRLPLRHEEYTYSLLPHVARDAEEAGIEPVFTGSVASDLTLILKGSAAQPGARDMLSECTASILHQLIAGGLDVDRMDYLIRDSLYAGVRYGVFDVDRLIRVLLATPLLRDRSDAASRLSRNACRVMVLDKGVSVVEAFLLARLYMFSEVYLHRVVEAYNSVYSRLFSLLARDGLICVEQGCELDIPTPQSLAQGREEALMAWRSLDDTAMWMLIRSVYNGKVKAGEEARRLAAMLVERRHPRVYRVIESGSLWGLYTRYLEEANAPPWAKPLLEELLEMQRENPLLMIRPLRVDLISLEHLGVYSRRLGAPLKLDDERERDHELARLKRFTGLGPELGLYRIAVFTTREHEEEAEKASKLLESLEKEEEKAERA
- a CDS encoding class I SAM-dependent methyltransferase — its product is MSTAMVFERLWSRYDRWYERNRVIAENELRAVQGLGLRGRGVEVGVGTGWFASRLGVEYGVDPSTAMLRVARRRGVEAVQGVGEALPLRSGSMDYVLLIVTLCFVDDPAAVVEEAARVARRGGSVAACIVPRDSAWGRYYMERRTESPFYRVARFYTVSEVEDMMREAGLMIDAYSSVLRFPPWGKPVEEEPEPSPRGGFVCVKAVKP
- a CDS encoding 30S ribosomal protein S26e — its product is MPKKRQNRGRHKGSKGRTRVVQCDNCGRLIPRDKAICITKWYTPVDPQLARELEKKGAIIMKYPVEKCYCVSCAVHYGIVKVRPEEERKAVRTPTV